The DNA window ACATCCAAGTTATTTATGTCGGCTCGCTAGAGCAAGAGCAGCTTTTCCGTCCAGACGATTTGGGCTCAtggccagacacacacacacacacacataagctgTGGAACGTTGAGCAGCTGCCTTCGGCCGCATACAATTAGCTGCAActgtaattaaagcaattgtgCCATAAATCTCTTAGCAATTTAATGGCAAATGCTGCACCAAAAATTCGTTCGTCCTATGCGCCCACGCGTATGTGCCAAGTAATTGTAGCCaagcaaaagaacaaaaaaaaaaagcagtaataataataataaaaaataaaaaatggcgcataaaatgccaaattaatataaatttaatagttgGCTGGCATTTATGGTCGCCGGCACAGTTAAAGGAATGCAAGTagaagtagaagaagaagaagcaggaTCTGCTAGGCTGTGGCAGTGGCTtagttgttaaatttaaaaatttaaaaatacattgaaAGAAATTTTACACAAaactcaataaaataaactcattAAGAATTCAAAAGTATACAAattaagcgcataaattaaattaatgttaagttaagcaaacattaattataaaatttaatattcatttaacaTATTAGAGACCGTAGttattgatttcttttttctaATAAGACCAACTAAACGCTCTTATTGATTTTtgaaacttaaaaacaaaagttaaattaaataattatagtacttagctttattatttttttcataagaatatgcaataaaaatattttaaaaaattaaagctcaaatttagtttattaattaaataattttgcatagtAGTTAAAAAcctcaattttttatttatttatttataaagagctaactaataattaaaattatgagctGGTGTTGAGCGatggaaaattattttattttatggaaaattaaattatacatattgCATTTTTCTATTGCCATATCCAATATTCAATACAAACTTGCCCATTGTCAATTGGCCTCAGTGCTGTGAACATAACTGTAACATCAGCAGTCAAAACTAAACACAGCCTCAATTCCAACGATAAACGCTCTCTGAGCAGCGGCGCTGTCGATCGAGCGCTTAcgaacgaaagcagcgctgctctcgctctctgcgcTAGCACAAGCTTCGACTTGTCGCATACGCTCTTTGAGTTTGACttgcgctctctaagcaacggCGGCGAATcgaacgaaagcagcgctgctctcgctctctctttctctttgcgctcgctctcagctcagcttctGTTCTTGCACTTGGATCAATGTTTGTATTGCATGCATTTCAATGTATTAGAAATAATATTGTActgttgaattttattttgagtaaaaaaataaacatcaTTGATTACCTTTGCATTGAATAGCTCAaagttaataatttgcattgagcaaatattataaaaatgaagcaaTTTTATCATTAGTACTTAAGCTTgtaataaaactaataaatataattacgTTATAATAATTACGCTTGCTACTCGAAATTAATGCTAAATTCTTTAaagtgaattttaaaaaactgAAAGGCtgcatttacaataaatataaaagttagaACTCGAAATATTTCGACTacttgaattgaattcaaaacaattatttaatgcccACAAATAATGGTGAAtctgattttaaaattaataatttaaacgtAACGTAAACAagaatgtaatttaaataaaaaaataactattttaaGCTCTTAGCTTGAAATTTCTTAAACCAACATCAAAAGTTTACAACGTTTGGCAAATTTAGTTGCCGCTTATGCTAGTGCTGCCTATAAAAGAGGCAactttatattcaaaaattattttttgactTGGCTCGAGGTTGAATTTGAAGTTCATACATAcactaaaaattcaataagcaTGACTGCAGCcctggttgctgctgtcaagtgttttttggctgcttgccGCATTTGGTTGGCAACAAGtcaaaagcaattttcaaattgttagcagtggaaactaaaaataatattagtagtaggctatgcacacacacatacatataattgcTTTAACTGAAAGGTACTATATGCCCtaaaaaatttagttgctgagCAGTTGGCACTTGAGCTTCTGGAACTGAACTGAGCCATGGCCGAGAGCAAACCAAAGTCGAAGCGCGCTACGCGACGCTATCAGCTAATCGATTTGCCCAAATATGTGCAGCAGCCCTTGAAGCTCCAGCCCTTGAAGCTGCtccagccgcagcagcagcagcaacagtcgcagcagcCGCTGCGTCGACCCAAGTCCGAAATTGTGCGCGAGCTGCGACGTTTGCGCTCGACGCCAATACGTTTGGACGATGAGGAGCCAGCGGCGACGACGCTgttggcgccagcagcagcagcagcagcagcgcgtccGCTGCGCAgcctggagcagctgcaggcgctgcaCCTGACGCGTCATCgcctggagcagctgctgggctCCAGTGCATTCGAGCAGACGGCGCTCAACTGTTTCGTTCGCCTCAACATAAATCCGGGCGATGTGCCCGCCGAGCATCGCATAGCCGAAATCGTTGGCATTGTTCACCTGCCCGAGGGCTACTATGTGGGCAAGCTGCCCACCAATATTGCGCTCCAGCTGCGCTACGAGGACGTTGTGCTCCAGCACGAGTTCAATGTCATCTCGAACATGGCCTTTACTCCCGATGAGTTTGCCTATTGGCGCGACAATTGCGTTTGCCAGGCCATCGAGCTGCCCACCACGGAGCTGCTCGCACGCAAGAAGCTCGAGCTGTATAATGCGCTCAATGGCGAATTGCGCGCCGCCTCGATTCTGCTCAAGACCAATAGCCGCATACCCACGGCTCTGCCCATGCGCCCAGTGCCGCGTGTTAGTTTACTCGAGCGTTTTGGCGGCGTCTATCCCTGGAAATTACAACGTCCGCCGCCCATTGTGCAGTCAGATGATGCAGCGCCGTCCAGcgagccagcagctgctgctgctgctgctgctgctgagctggaGGCCATCAATGAGCAGCTGGAGGCGCAACGCTCAGAGACTGCACTGCCGCCGCCTGCAAATAGCGCA is part of the Drosophila busckii strain San Diego stock center, stock number 13000-0081.31 chromosome X, ASM1175060v1, whole genome shotgun sequence genome and encodes:
- the LOC108605962 gene encoding RNA polymerase-associated protein RTF1 homolog; this encodes MAESKPKSKRATRRYQLIDLPKYVQQPLKLQPLKLLQPQQQQQQSQQPLRRPKSEIVRELRRLRSTPIRLDDEEPAATTLLAPAAAAAAARPLRSLEQLQALHLTRHRLEQLLGSSAFEQTALNCFVRLNINPGDVPAEHRIAEIVGIVHLPEGYYVGKLPTNIALQLRYEDVVLQHEFNVISNMAFTPDEFAYWRDNCVCQAIELPTTELLARKKLELYNALNGELRAASILLKTNSRIPTALPMRPVPRVSLLERFGGVYPWKLQRPPPIVQSDDAAPSSEPAAAAAAAAAELEAINEQLEAQRSETALPPPANSAE